Proteins from a single region of Stappia sp. ES.058:
- the ureG gene encoding urease accessory protein UreG — protein sequence MAPLNGPLRVGIGGPVGSGKTALMDALCKKLRDTFEIAAITNDIYTKEDAEFLTRSGALEAARIRGVETGGCPHTAIREDASINLAAVADLEAAFPALDLILIESGGDNLAATFSPELADLTIYVIDVSAGDKIPRKGGPGITRSDLLVINKTDLAPLVGASLEVMDRDARMMRRERPFVFTNVKTGSGVDEVLGFLLKRGGLSESEKAG from the coding sequence ATGGCACCCCTGAACGGACCTTTGCGCGTCGGCATCGGCGGCCCCGTCGGCTCCGGCAAGACGGCGCTGATGGATGCGCTTTGCAAGAAACTGCGCGACACCTTCGAGATCGCCGCGATCACCAACGACATCTACACCAAGGAAGACGCGGAGTTCCTGACCCGCTCCGGTGCGCTGGAAGCCGCCCGCATTCGCGGCGTGGAGACCGGCGGCTGCCCGCATACCGCGATCCGCGAGGACGCCTCGATCAATCTCGCGGCGGTCGCCGATCTCGAGGCGGCCTTCCCCGCGCTCGACCTGATCCTGATCGAATCCGGCGGCGACAATCTCGCCGCGACCTTCTCGCCGGAGCTTGCGGACCTGACGATCTACGTGATCGACGTCTCCGCCGGCGACAAGATCCCGCGCAAAGGGGGCCCCGGCATCACCCGCTCCGACCTTCTGGTGATCAACAAGACCGATCTCGCGCCGCTGGTCGGCGCCTCGCTCGAGGTGATGGATCGCGACGCGCGCATGATGCGCCGCGAGCGCCCCTTCGTCTTCACCAACGTCAAGACCGGCAGCGGCGTCGACGAGGTCCTCGGCTTTCTTTTGAAGCGCGGCGGACTGAGCGAAAGCGAAAAGGCCGGCTGA
- a CDS encoding DUF1761 domain-containing protein — protein MMLDGINLLAVLAAAIASFVAGAAWYGVLGKHWMRAARLTKEQTRPSAPLFAGTFLCQLLMAFVFAGLVYHAGPVTVANGLLSASLVWVGLIATSLIVNHRFQGRPWSLTLIDGGHWLAVLLVQGAVIGAIG, from the coding sequence ATGATGCTGGACGGGATCAATCTGCTGGCGGTGCTGGCGGCCGCCATCGCCTCCTTCGTCGCCGGCGCGGCCTGGTACGGCGTGCTCGGCAAGCACTGGATGCGCGCGGCCCGTTTGACGAAGGAACAGACCCGCCCCTCCGCACCCCTTTTTGCCGGCACCTTCCTCTGCCAGCTGCTGATGGCCTTCGTCTTCGCCGGTCTGGTCTATCACGCCGGCCCGGTGACGGTCGCCAACGGCCTGCTGTCGGCGAGCCTCGTCTGGGTCGGGTTGATCGCCACCAGCCTGATCGTCAATCACCGGTTCCAGGGACGGCCCTGGTCGCTGACCCTGATCGACGGCGGGCACTGGCTGGCGGTTCTGCTCGTCCAGGGCGCGGTAATCGGCGCCATCGGCTGA
- the acs gene encoding acetate--CoA ligase → MSENLYPVPADIAATALVDNAKYQEMYEASVADPEGFWAEHGKRIDWIKPYTKVKNTSFDPHNVSIKWFEDGTLNVSANCVDRHVATRGDKPAIIWEGDDPSEHKIITYKELHHEVNKFANVLHAMGVKKGDRVTLYLPMIPEAAYAMLACARVGAVHSIVFGGFSPDSLAQRITGCESKVVITADEGLRGGRKVALKANVDKAVEGLDVDKVIVVKRTGGDISMKDGRDVWYHEEADRVSDHCAPVEMNAEDPLFILYTSGSTGQPKGVLHTSGGYLVYASMTHEYVFDCKDDDVYWCTADVGWVTGHSYIVYGPLANGATTLMFEGVPTHPSPARFWEVVDKHKVSIFYTAPTAIRSLMGAGPDHVTKTSRKSLRILGSVGEPINPEAWQWYYDVVGDGRCPIVDTWWQTETGGILITPLPGATDLKPGSATRPFFGVQPALVDAEGKILDGATEGNLVLLDSWPGQMRTVYGDHERFVQTYFSAYKGMYFTGDGCRRDADGYYWITGRVDDVINVSGHRMGTAEVESALVAHPKVSEAAVVGYPHDLKGQGIYVYVTLMAGEEPSDELAKELRTWVRNEIGPIASPDLIQFAPGLPKTRSGKIMRRILRKIAEDSFENLGDTSTLADPAVVDDLIENRQNRPS, encoded by the coding sequence ATGTCCGAAAATCTCTATCCGGTTCCGGCGGACATCGCCGCCACGGCGCTTGTCGACAACGCCAAGTACCAGGAAATGTATGAGGCCTCGGTCGCCGACCCGGAAGGCTTCTGGGCCGAGCACGGCAAACGCATCGACTGGATCAAGCCCTACACCAAGGTCAAGAACACCTCCTTCGATCCGCACAACGTCTCGATCAAGTGGTTCGAGGACGGCACGCTCAACGTCTCCGCCAACTGCGTCGACCGCCACGTGGCGACGCGCGGCGACAAGCCGGCGATCATCTGGGAAGGCGACGACCCGTCCGAACACAAGATCATCACCTACAAGGAACTGCACCACGAGGTGAACAAATTCGCCAATGTTCTCCACGCAATGGGCGTGAAGAAGGGCGACCGCGTCACCCTCTACCTGCCGATGATCCCGGAAGCGGCCTATGCGATGCTCGCCTGCGCCCGCGTCGGCGCGGTGCACTCCATCGTCTTCGGCGGCTTTTCGCCCGACAGCCTCGCCCAGCGCATCACCGGCTGCGAGTCCAAGGTGGTGATCACCGCCGACGAGGGCCTGCGCGGCGGCCGCAAGGTGGCGCTCAAGGCCAATGTCGACAAGGCGGTCGAGGGACTGGACGTCGACAAGGTCATCGTCGTCAAGCGCACCGGCGGCGACATCTCGATGAAGGACGGCCGCGACGTCTGGTACCACGAGGAAGCCGACCGGGTCTCCGACCATTGCGCGCCGGTGGAAATGAACGCGGAAGATCCGCTGTTCATCCTCTACACGTCCGGTTCCACGGGCCAGCCCAAGGGCGTGTTGCACACCTCGGGCGGCTATCTGGTCTACGCCTCGATGACGCATGAGTACGTCTTCGACTGCAAGGACGACGACGTCTACTGGTGCACGGCGGATGTGGGCTGGGTGACCGGCCACTCCTACATCGTCTACGGGCCGCTCGCCAATGGCGCCACCACGCTGATGTTCGAGGGCGTGCCGACCCATCCCTCGCCGGCCCGGTTCTGGGAGGTGGTCGACAAGCACAAGGTGTCGATCTTCTACACCGCACCGACCGCGATCCGCTCGCTGATGGGAGCGGGTCCCGACCATGTCACCAAGACCTCGCGCAAGTCGCTGCGCATTCTCGGATCCGTCGGCGAGCCGATCAATCCGGAAGCCTGGCAGTGGTATTACGATGTCGTCGGCGACGGCCGCTGCCCGATCGTCGACACCTGGTGGCAGACGGAAACCGGCGGCATCCTGATCACGCCGCTGCCGGGTGCCACGGATCTCAAGCCGGGCTCCGCGACGCGGCCCTTCTTCGGCGTCCAGCCGGCGCTGGTCGACGCGGAAGGCAAGATCCTCGACGGCGCCACGGAAGGCAATCTCGTGCTGCTCGACAGCTGGCCGGGCCAGATGCGAACGGTCTACGGCGACCACGAGCGCTTCGTGCAGACCTATTTCTCCGCCTACAAGGGGATGTATTTCACCGGCGACGGTTGCCGCCGCGACGCGGACGGCTACTACTGGATCACCGGTCGCGTCGACGACGTGATCAACGTCTCGGGCCACCGCATGGGCACGGCGGAAGTGGAATCCGCACTCGTCGCCCATCCCAAGGTCTCGGAAGCCGCCGTGGTCGGCTATCCGCACGATCTCAAGGGGCAGGGCATCTACGTCTATGTGACGCTGATGGCCGGCGAGGAGCCGAGCGACGAACTGGCCAAGGAACTGCGCACCTGGGTGCGCAATGAGATCGGCCCGATCGCCTCGCCGGACCTCATCCAGTTCGCCCCGGGCCTGCCCAAGACCCGCTCGGGCAAGATCATGCGCCGCATCCTGCGCAAGATCGCCGAGGACAGCTTCGAGAACCTGGGCGACACCTCGACGCTCGCCGACCCCGCCGTGGTCGACGACCTGATCGAGAACCGTCAGAACCGCCCGTCCTGA
- a CDS encoding TadE/TadG family type IV pilus assembly protein translates to MTGWKFDPRHSRLSGFARDRRGAILPLFAIVLVFVIVAAGAGIDFARAVNQRQSLARGLDAAMLAVARELSIRNMTEGEIRSFLDDNYAAYFGANGDGSSVSGATVTIDEPQINTLTRQIAVAASASVPTFFIGLGGLGPEKLDVSVAAQAIYPKSVEAALVLDVTGSMGGSKIRALRDAAEAFVNTLVPPDSADANEKVRIAVIPYASGVNIGTSRATTATGGWNASRKSFEYCVSERTGAQAYSDDSYTTAVVGPGTVRSGYKRGYYKSGNSVRSSSGFVCPDAELVPLTLDPGSSSKRGTPLHTIANLQASGNTAGQTGVAWGWYTLSSRWSGLWPSESRPAPETDERVLKYMLLMTDGEFNTYFQPARVRGVNYDWLAHTGGSESTNRAIRLCEEAKDSGIKIITVGFQIGGNSNAKKVMEKCASTPSDYYLADDDDELIERFSAIANQIKTTYLAR, encoded by the coding sequence ATGACAGGCTGGAAGTTCGACCCAAGACATTCGCGGTTGTCCGGGTTCGCCCGGGACAGGCGGGGCGCAATCCTGCCGCTGTTTGCGATCGTGCTGGTGTTCGTCATCGTGGCTGCCGGGGCCGGGATCGACTTCGCCCGCGCTGTCAACCAGCGCCAGTCGCTGGCGCGCGGCCTCGACGCGGCGATGCTGGCGGTGGCGCGCGAACTGTCGATTCGCAACATGACGGAGGGCGAGATCCGGTCCTTCCTCGACGACAATTACGCGGCCTATTTCGGCGCGAACGGCGATGGCTCCAGTGTCTCCGGCGCCACCGTGACGATCGACGAGCCGCAGATCAACACGCTGACACGCCAGATCGCGGTGGCGGCGAGCGCCAGCGTTCCGACCTTTTTCATCGGTCTCGGCGGTCTGGGGCCGGAAAAGCTCGACGTGTCGGTCGCCGCGCAGGCGATTTATCCCAAAAGCGTCGAGGCGGCGCTGGTGCTCGACGTGACCGGATCGATGGGCGGGTCGAAGATCCGCGCGCTGCGCGATGCGGCCGAAGCCTTTGTGAACACGCTGGTGCCGCCGGATTCGGCCGACGCCAATGAAAAGGTCCGGATCGCCGTCATTCCCTATGCCTCCGGCGTGAACATCGGAACCAGTCGCGCGACGACAGCGACGGGCGGATGGAACGCCTCGCGCAAGTCATTCGAATATTGTGTGTCGGAACGCACTGGCGCGCAGGCCTATTCGGATGACAGCTATACGACGGCGGTCGTCGGCCCGGGAACGGTGCGCAGCGGCTACAAGCGCGGCTATTACAAGAGTGGCAATTCTGTTCGCAGCAGCTCCGGGTTCGTCTGCCCGGACGCCGAACTCGTGCCGCTTACCCTCGATCCGGGGTCGTCCTCGAAGCGCGGCACGCCCTTGCACACGATCGCCAATCTCCAGGCGTCGGGAAACACGGCCGGCCAGACCGGAGTCGCCTGGGGGTGGTACACGCTGTCCAGCCGCTGGTCGGGACTGTGGCCTTCTGAAAGTCGTCCGGCACCTGAAACCGATGAACGCGTTCTGAAATACATGCTGTTGATGACGGACGGTGAGTTCAATACCTACTTTCAGCCGGCGCGGGTTCGCGGTGTGAACTATGACTGGCTGGCACATACCGGGGGCTCTGAATCCACCAATCGGGCGATCCGGCTGTGCGAGGAAGCAAAAGACAGCGGCATCAAGATCATCACGGTGGGCTTCCAGATCGGCGGCAATTCGAATGCCAAGAAGGTCATGGAAAAGTGTGCCTCGACGCCGTCGGACTATTATCTCGCCGACGATGACGATGAACTGATCGAGCGTTTTTCGGCCATCGCCAACCAGATCAAGACGACCTATCTGGCGCGCTGA
- a CDS encoding HNH endonuclease: MNVAISSGAHPALVLNADYRPLTYYPLSLWGWQDAVKAVFLDRVNIVSEYDVTVRSPSSEFRLPSVVSLKSYIKPNRYPAFTRFNVFLRDRFQCQYCGARDELTFDHLVPRSSGGQTTWQNVITACSPCNLRKANKSCKDIGMWPFHMPFAPSVQDLHNNGRQFPPNYLHDSWLDFLYWDTELEP, translated from the coding sequence GTGAACGTCGCCATCTCTTCAGGGGCGCATCCGGCCCTTGTTTTGAATGCGGACTACCGGCCGCTTACCTATTATCCGCTGTCGCTCTGGGGATGGCAGGACGCGGTGAAAGCCGTCTTTCTCGACCGGGTGAACATCGTCTCCGAATATGACGTTACCGTGCGAAGTCCGAGCAGCGAATTCCGCCTTCCCAGCGTCGTCTCCCTGAAAAGCTACATAAAGCCAAACCGATACCCCGCCTTTACCCGCTTCAACGTCTTCCTGCGCGACCGGTTCCAGTGCCAGTATTGCGGCGCCCGCGACGAACTGACCTTCGACCATCTCGTGCCCCGGTCCAGCGGCGGCCAGACTACCTGGCAAAACGTGATAACCGCCTGTTCGCCCTGCAACCTGCGCAAGGCCAACAAGTCCTGCAAGGATATCGGCATGTGGCCGTTTCACATGCCGTTTGCGCCGAGCGTGCAGGACCTGCACAACAATGGCCGGCAGTTTCCGCCGAACTACCTCCACGACAGCTGGCTCGACTTTCTCTACTGGGATACCGAACTGGAGCCGTGA
- the leuC gene encoding 3-isopropylmalate dehydratase large subunit has protein sequence MSTSRTLYDKIWDDHVVDTQEDGTSLLYIDRHLVHEVTSPQAFEGLRLTGRQVRQPGKTLAVVDHNVPTTDRSHGIDDPESALQVDTLAKNAGAFGIEYYSETDNRQGIVHIVGPEQGFTLPGMTIVCGDSHTSTHGAFGALAHGIGTSEVEHVLATQTLIQKKARNMRVTVDGELPDGVTAKDIILAIIGEIGTAGGTGHVIEYAGDAIRALSIEGRMTVCNMSIEAGARAGLIAPDEKTFAYIKDRPKAPKGAAWDQAVAYWKTLFTDEDAHFDKEIRLDAANLPPIVTWGSSPEDVISVTGSVPDPDEIPEENRKASKKRALQYMGLEAGTPITDITLDRVFIGSCTNGRIEDLRAAAEVVRGHTVADTVSAMVVPGSGLVKAQAEAEGLDAIFKAAGFEWREPGCSMCLAMNADKLAPGERCASTSNRNFEGRQGFKGRTHLVSPTMAAAAAIAGHFVDIRDWPKA, from the coding sequence ATGAGCACGTCGAGAACCCTCTACGACAAGATCTGGGACGACCATGTCGTCGACACGCAGGAAGATGGCACGAGCCTGCTCTATATCGATCGCCACCTGGTGCATGAGGTGACCAGCCCGCAGGCCTTCGAGGGTCTGCGCCTGACCGGGCGCCAGGTGCGCCAGCCGGGCAAGACGCTGGCCGTCGTCGACCACAATGTGCCGACCACCGACCGAAGCCATGGCATTGACGATCCGGAGTCGGCCCTCCAGGTGGACACGCTCGCCAAGAACGCCGGTGCCTTCGGCATCGAGTATTACAGCGAGACGGACAACCGCCAGGGCATCGTGCATATCGTCGGTCCCGAGCAGGGCTTCACGCTGCCCGGCATGACCATCGTGTGCGGCGACAGCCACACCTCGACGCATGGCGCATTCGGCGCGCTGGCGCATGGCATCGGCACTTCGGAGGTCGAGCATGTGCTCGCCACGCAGACGCTGATCCAGAAAAAAGCCAGGAACATGCGCGTCACCGTTGACGGCGAATTGCCGGACGGCGTGACGGCCAAGGACATCATCCTTGCCATCATCGGCGAGATCGGCACGGCCGGCGGCACCGGCCACGTCATCGAGTATGCAGGCGATGCGATCCGGGCCCTGTCGATCGAGGGCCGCATGACGGTCTGCAACATGTCGATCGAGGCGGGCGCGCGCGCCGGCCTGATCGCGCCGGACGAAAAGACCTTCGCCTATATCAAGGATCGCCCCAAGGCGCCGAAGGGCGCCGCGTGGGATCAGGCGGTGGCCTACTGGAAGACGCTGTTCACCGACGAGGATGCGCATTTCGACAAGGAAATCCGTCTCGACGCGGCAAATCTTCCGCCGATCGTCACCTGGGGCTCCAGCCCCGAGGACGTGATCTCGGTAACCGGCAGCGTTCCGGATCCCGACGAGATCCCGGAGGAGAACCGCAAAGCCTCCAAGAAGCGCGCGCTGCAGTACATGGGGCTGGAAGCGGGAACGCCGATCACGGATATCACGCTCGACCGCGTGTTTATCGGGTCGTGCACCAACGGGCGCATCGAGGATTTGCGCGCCGCCGCCGAGGTCGTGCGCGGCCACACGGTGGCCGACACCGTCAGCGCGATGGTCGTTCCCGGCTCCGGCCTGGTGAAGGCGCAGGCGGAGGCTGAAGGGCTCGATGCGATCTTCAAGGCCGCCGGATTCGAGTGGCGCGAGCCCGGCTGTTCAATGTGTCTGGCCATGAACGCCGACAAGCTGGCGCCGGGCGAGCGCTGTGCCTCCACCTCGAACCGAAACTTCGAGGGCCGCCAGGGTTTCAAGGGCCGCACGCATCTGGTTTCGCCGACGATGGCGGCCGCCGCGGCCATTGCCGGTCATTTCGTGGATATTCGCGACTGGCCGAAAGCCTGA
- a CDS encoding DUF2336 domain-containing protein, with product MQTLASIKALSLAATPDDRRNLVLAITQAFDAVQQMPSNDENALFCEVVGRILDQLTESVRAEVAEKLAPMERTPDALVYKMANDDAIAVAGPVLEQSTKLTAAQLVEIAENRDDSYRMAIAKRASLPEAVTDVIVEKSGREVLQAISGNRGAVFSQSGVGVLLERGGGDATVQQNLLARSRDDESIAGKIRDALTEGLSKKLGDFVSRLPAAEMDHAVEIAQQAYMAEKGAARRTRMARKLMLDRVNSGKMPVDQAISQLSREKRIDDIGWLAAQILQVSEQIAKGALAAPEVDTAVIIARALGLNEATFRLVAMARCRALSLADDTVDAAVREFSAVSQMEANRAIRLLKLR from the coding sequence GTGCAAACCCTCGCAAGCATCAAGGCGTTGAGCCTTGCCGCAACACCTGACGATCGCCGCAATCTCGTTCTGGCCATCACCCAGGCCTTCGACGCCGTTCAGCAGATGCCCAGCAACGATGAGAATGCGCTGTTTTGCGAGGTGGTCGGGCGAATTCTCGACCAGCTCACCGAATCGGTGCGCGCCGAGGTGGCGGAAAAACTGGCGCCGATGGAGCGAACGCCGGATGCGCTCGTCTACAAGATGGCGAATGACGATGCCATCGCGGTGGCCGGGCCCGTTCTTGAGCAATCGACCAAGCTGACCGCCGCACAACTGGTCGAGATCGCGGAAAACCGCGACGACAGCTATCGCATGGCAATCGCCAAGCGGGCCAGCTTGCCTGAGGCCGTCACCGACGTGATTGTCGAGAAGAGCGGGCGCGAAGTGCTCCAGGCGATTTCCGGAAACCGGGGAGCCGTGTTTTCGCAGTCGGGCGTGGGCGTGCTGCTTGAGCGTGGCGGCGGCGATGCCACCGTGCAGCAAAACCTGCTGGCGCGTTCGCGCGACGACGAAAGCATCGCCGGCAAGATCCGCGATGCGCTGACGGAAGGGTTGAGCAAGAAGCTCGGCGATTTCGTGTCGCGGCTCCCGGCGGCGGAAATGGATCATGCCGTGGAGATCGCCCAGCAGGCCTATATGGCGGAAAAGGGCGCTGCCCGTCGAACCCGGATGGCGCGCAAGCTCATGCTCGACCGAGTCAATTCCGGCAAGATGCCGGTGGATCAGGCGATCTCGCAATTGTCGCGCGAGAAGCGTATCGATGATATCGGATGGCTTGCTGCCCAGATCCTGCAGGTCTCCGAGCAGATCGCGAAGGGGGCACTTGCCGCACCCGAGGTCGACACCGCCGTTATTATCGCTCGTGCCCTCGGTCTGAACGAGGCGACCTTCCGTCTCGTCGCGATGGCACGGTGCCGCGCGTTGTCGCTTGCCGACGACACCGTGGATGCTGCCGTGCGGGAATTCTCCGCCGTCAGCCAAATGGAAGCCAACCGCGCCATCCGCTTGCTGAAATTGCGCTGA
- a CDS encoding TRAP transporter large permease — protein sequence METWLPGLLILLVVMFTGVPIAMAMAAVGGLGLAVLLGIGPALAIVGQTTFDTGLSYSLSVVPLFVLMGNLVTRAGLSDELYAACHAWLGHRRGGLAMATAVACGGFSAVCGSSLATAATMGKVALPQMRRYRYDDGLASGVIAAGGTLGILIPPSVILVLYGVTAQQDIARLFIAGIVPGLLGVLGYMAAVRITCWRNPAAGPPAERMPYAARFKALWGVSGIVGLFALVIGGIYTGAFTATEAAGIGASGAFVIALARGRLTLKTLLETLADTAATTTMMFMVLIGALIFSNFVNIAGLPSALAGFARASELPAPVILALILLVYLCLGMVLESLSMVLLTVPIFAPVMAALGYDLVWFGIVVVVVTEISLITPPVGLNVFVLKSVLPDVPLSTIFRGILPFVAADVVRLALIVVLPGLVLFLPDLMR from the coding sequence ATGGAAACCTGGTTGCCCGGCCTTTTGATCCTGCTCGTGGTGATGTTCACGGGCGTGCCCATCGCCATGGCGATGGCAGCGGTGGGCGGTCTGGGTCTCGCCGTGCTGCTGGGCATAGGTCCCGCACTCGCCATTGTCGGACAGACCACCTTCGATACGGGCCTGTCCTATTCACTGTCGGTGGTGCCGCTGTTCGTGCTGATGGGCAATCTGGTGACGCGCGCCGGCCTGTCGGATGAGCTCTATGCCGCCTGCCATGCCTGGCTCGGCCATCGCCGCGGCGGATTGGCAATGGCGACCGCGGTTGCCTGCGGCGGCTTTTCCGCCGTATGCGGATCCTCTCTCGCCACCGCCGCGACCATGGGCAAGGTGGCGTTGCCGCAAATGCGCCGCTACCGATACGACGACGGGCTGGCCAGTGGCGTCATTGCCGCCGGCGGCACGCTCGGCATTCTTATCCCGCCAAGCGTCATTCTTGTGCTTTACGGGGTCACGGCGCAGCAGGACATCGCGCGGTTGTTCATCGCCGGGATTGTTCCGGGCCTTCTGGGCGTTCTGGGGTATATGGCGGCTGTGCGCATCACCTGTTGGCGCAATCCGGCCGCCGGGCCTCCGGCCGAACGCATGCCCTATGCCGCGCGCTTCAAGGCGTTGTGGGGCGTGTCGGGCATCGTCGGTCTGTTCGCGCTGGTCATCGGCGGGATCTATACCGGCGCCTTCACCGCCACCGAGGCGGCCGGCATCGGCGCCAGCGGCGCCTTCGTCATCGCGCTTGCCCGCGGCCGGCTGACGCTTAAGACCTTGCTGGAAACGCTTGCCGACACCGCCGCCACGACCACCATGATGTTCATGGTGCTGATCGGCGCGCTGATTTTCTCCAACTTCGTCAATATCGCCGGTCTGCCGTCGGCGCTTGCCGGATTTGCCCGTGCCTCGGAGCTGCCGGCTCCGGTGATCCTTGCATTGATCCTGCTCGTCTATCTCTGCCTTGGCATGGTGCTGGAAAGCCTCTCGATGGTGCTGTTGACCGTGCCGATCTTTGCGCCGGTCATGGCGGCGCTTGGCTACGATCTCGTGTGGTTCGGCATTGTCGTTGTTGTCGTAACGGAAATCAGCCTGATCACGCCGCCCGTCGGGCTGAATGTCTTTGTGTTGAAATCGGTCCTGCCGGATGTGCCCCTATCCACGATTTTCCGTGGAATACTGCCGTTCGTGGCGGCCGATGTGGTGCGACTGGCTCTCATCGTGGTGCTGCCGGGCCTGGTACTTTTCCTGCCCGACCTGATGCGATAG
- a CDS encoding TRAP transporter small permease has product MTGLRFGESTGSGIRRLVGLAGLVLRLAASLLLLTMMIVTFVDVLGRELFSAPLPGAYELTEVLLALVIFVGLPITTARREHVSVDLLTARLPTTVRRGLAVFAAIVTAAVLIVLAWRLAVSAGDFTAYGDATVYLGIPLGPVAGAMAVFTAVAAVIAVAVVFRRD; this is encoded by the coding sequence ATGACGGGACTGCGATTCGGCGAAAGCACGGGCAGCGGAATCCGCCGCCTTGTCGGCTTGGCGGGGCTCGTGCTCCGCCTTGCCGCGTCGCTCCTGTTGCTGACGATGATGATCGTGACCTTCGTCGATGTGCTGGGGCGCGAGCTTTTTTCGGCGCCGCTGCCGGGGGCCTATGAACTCACCGAAGTGCTGCTGGCGCTGGTGATCTTCGTCGGCCTGCCGATCACGACGGCGCGGCGCGAGCATGTGTCGGTCGATCTGCTAACCGCGCGTCTGCCGACAACGGTGCGGCGCGGGCTTGCGGTTTTTGCCGCCATCGTGACCGCAGCGGTTCTGATCGTTCTGGCGTGGCGTCTTGCCGTCAGTGCCGGCGACTTTACCGCCTATGGCGATGCGACTGTCTATCTCGGCATTCCGCTCGGTCCGGTTGCCGGTGCGATGGCCGTTTTCACTGCGGTCGCCGCCGTGATTGCCGTCGCCGTCGTCTTCCGGCGCGACTGA
- a CDS encoding TRAP transporter substrate-binding protein yields the protein MRKFFGVLATAAMIGATIGSGVPASAETTLRVSNWLPPSHPIVRDILTPWGEQVKAATDGRVTVEIMTSPIGKPPAQFDLIRSGAADVGYGVHGYTPGRFKLTPIVEGPFLSDSAEALSVGYWRVQEAMLDAADEHNGVKLLTVFTHGPGMIYTTDTPVASVDDLSGLKMRIGGGVVAKIADRLGMVGVQAPSPQVYEILANGVADGILFPAESVPFFRIDEVVRNGVSVPGGLYNTSFFVVMNRRTWDGLSEEDKAAIDSVSGEAMARLAGQAWDAADAAGTEVMEEKGVALSQADAAMTAELEEKLAGIEQGFLDAAAKSDIDGAAALEMLKAEIAKEQ from the coding sequence ATGAGAAAATTCTTTGGCGTCCTGGCGACAGCCGCCATGATTGGTGCCACCATCGGCTCGGGCGTGCCCGCCTCGGCGGAAACCACATTGCGTGTCTCCAACTGGCTGCCGCCGTCGCATCCGATCGTGCGCGACATCCTGACGCCCTGGGGCGAGCAGGTGAAAGCGGCCACGGACGGCCGGGTCACGGTCGAAATCATGACGTCACCGATCGGCAAGCCGCCGGCCCAGTTCGATCTGATCCGTTCCGGCGCGGCGGATGTCGGATACGGGGTGCACGGCTATACGCCCGGTCGCTTCAAGCTGACGCCGATCGTCGAGGGGCCGTTTCTGTCCGACAGCGCGGAAGCCCTTTCGGTCGGCTACTGGCGAGTGCAGGAGGCCATGCTCGACGCAGCGGATGAGCACAATGGCGTCAAGCTGCTGACCGTCTTCACCCATGGTCCCGGCATGATCTACACGACAGATACGCCGGTGGCGTCGGTCGATGACCTGTCCGGCCTCAAGATGCGCATCGGCGGCGGTGTCGTGGCAAAGATCGCGGATCGTCTCGGCATGGTTGGCGTCCAGGCGCCTTCGCCGCAGGTCTACGAGATCCTCGCCAATGGCGTCGCCGACGGGATTCTGTTTCCGGCCGAATCCGTTCCGTTCTTCCGCATTGACGAGGTCGTGCGCAACGGCGTTTCGGTGCCGGGCGGCCTCTACAACACATCGTTTTTCGTGGTGATGAACCGGCGCACCTGGGACGGGTTGTCGGAGGAAGACAAGGCGGCAATCGACAGCGTGTCGGGCGAAGCAATGGCCCGGCTTGCGGGCCAGGCCTGGGATGCGGCGGACGCGGCCGGAACCGAGGTGATGGAAGAAAAGGGCGTTGCCCTTTCGCAGGCCGATGCGGCGATGACGGCAGAGCTTGAGGAAAAGCTGGCCGGCATCGAGCAGGGCTTCCTGGATGCCGCGGCGAAGAGCGACATCGACGGCGCGGCCGCGCTCGAGATGCTCAAGGCCGAAATCGCCAAAGAGCAATGA